The Piliocolobus tephrosceles isolate RC106 chromosome 3, ASM277652v3, whole genome shotgun sequence genome has a window encoding:
- the UBE2K gene encoding ubiquitin-conjugating enzyme E2 K isoform X3, protein MTLRTVLLSLQALLAAAEPDDPQDAVVANQYKQNPEMFKQTARLWAHVYAGAPVSSPEYTKKIENLCAMGFDRNAVIVALSSKSWDVETATELLLSN, encoded by the exons ATGACTCTTCGCACGGTATTATTGTCATTGCAAGCACTATTGGCAGCTGCAGAACCAGATGATCCACAGGATGCTGTAGTAGCAAATCAG TACAAACAAAATCCCGAAATGTTCAAACAGACAGCTCGACTTTGGGCACATGTGTATGCTGGAGCACCAGTTTCTAGTCCAGAATacaccaaaaaaatagaaaacctatgTGCTATGGGCTTTGATAGG AATGCAGTAATAGTGGCCTTGTCTTCAAAATCATGGGATGTAGAGACTGCAACAGAATTGCTTCTGAgtaactga